The Nocardioides panzhihuensis genome has a segment encoding these proteins:
- a CDS encoding DUF2243 domain-containing protein, whose amino-acid sequence MSTDAQSANSMTSTEPRSLMTPGIVLGVGIGGFVDGILLHQVLQWHHMLTSTNTDNVGIRYYPQTTVHGLQMNTVWDGLFHTFTWVMVLLGIALLYSRVQHSRGRVWVARALWGWILVGWGVFNLVEGIIDHHILGIHHVRSGDNQMAWDLAFLALGVLLVIAGWLLQRGASYTDATKSPNRPTTTRS is encoded by the coding sequence ATGTCCACCGATGCCCAGTCCGCCAACTCGATGACGTCAACCGAGCCGCGAAGCCTGATGACACCGGGAATCGTCCTGGGCGTTGGGATTGGCGGGTTCGTCGACGGAATCCTGCTGCACCAGGTGCTGCAGTGGCACCACATGTTGACCTCCACAAACACCGACAACGTCGGTATCCGCTACTACCCACAAACCACCGTGCACGGCCTGCAGATGAACACCGTGTGGGACGGTCTCTTCCACACCTTCACCTGGGTCATGGTCCTGCTCGGGATCGCCCTGCTCTACTCCCGTGTCCAGCACTCCCGAGGCAGGGTGTGGGTCGCCCGAGCCCTGTGGGGCTGGATCCTTGTCGGATGGGGCGTATTCAACCTGGTCGAAGGAATCATCGACCATCACATACTCGGAATCCACCACGTGCGCAGCGGAGACAACCAGATGGCGTGGGACCTGGCCTTCCTCGCTCTCGGGGTGCTACTGGTGATCGCAGGATGGCTGCTACAACGCGGCGCCAGCTACACCGACGCCACGAAGTCACCGAACCGCCCCACCACCACCCGCTCCTGA
- a CDS encoding metal-sensitive transcriptional regulator: MDLEPTEIKAIITRMKRANGHLASVIRMMEEGSDCESVLTQLAAVNKALSRAGYAIVATGLQQCLEQSEEGLEDVDVKKMEKLFLALA, from the coding sequence ATGGACCTCGAACCCACCGAGATCAAAGCGATCATCACCCGAATGAAGCGCGCGAACGGACACCTCGCCAGCGTCATCCGGATGATGGAGGAAGGCTCCGACTGCGAGTCGGTGCTGACCCAGTTGGCCGCTGTCAACAAGGCCCTCTCCCGCGCCGGCTACGCCATCGTTGCCACCGGACTGCAGCAGTGCCTCGAACAGAGCGAGGAAGGGCTGGAGGACGTGGACGTCAAGAAGATGGAGAAACTGTTCCTCGCCCTCGCCTGA
- a CDS encoding cytochrome c oxidase assembly protein, whose amino-acid sequence MSSIITAIPRAQADVLAHGPEGHNTGIWTDTVGVLSVWFPLLLVASLAIGYLWLSLRERGRRGWPIHRIALYLFGSALIIFALSPGFDGYADRDFGGHMAQHLLLAMIAPLALVLAAPITLLLRQLPHRQARRLGRLLHTRFIRVLSHPFLALLLTSGGLIALYFTPPYALSTEHDAVHIAVHAHLLASGLLFAWAIAGPDPSPGRASVRLRLVVLAVSIAIHSTVAQLIFAGLLVQVREPIAEMQAAGNLMYFGGDIAELLLAVALLLTWKTAPSSSRSGHRSSRARHERLARTATPEGA is encoded by the coding sequence GTGAGTTCCATCATCACCGCGATACCCCGCGCCCAGGCAGACGTACTCGCCCACGGACCAGAGGGGCACAACACCGGGATATGGACCGACACCGTAGGTGTTCTGAGCGTCTGGTTTCCGCTGTTGCTGGTCGCTTCCTTGGCCATCGGCTACCTATGGTTGAGTCTGCGTGAACGAGGTCGCCGCGGCTGGCCCATACACCGGATAGCGCTCTACCTATTCGGCTCGGCCCTCATCATATTTGCTTTGAGCCCTGGATTCGACGGCTACGCCGACCGTGACTTCGGCGGCCACATGGCCCAGCACCTGCTGCTGGCCATGATCGCTCCACTGGCCCTTGTGCTGGCAGCACCCATCACGCTGTTGCTGCGCCAGCTCCCCCACCGCCAGGCGCGACGGCTAGGCCGGCTGCTGCACACGCGCTTCATCCGCGTGCTCTCCCACCCCTTCTTGGCACTGCTGCTGACCAGTGGCGGCCTGATCGCCCTCTACTTCACCCCGCCGTACGCACTGAGCACCGAGCACGACGCCGTCCACATCGCCGTCCACGCCCACCTCCTCGCCTCAGGACTGCTGTTCGCCTGGGCGATCGCAGGCCCCGACCCCTCCCCGGGCCGTGCCTCAGTACGACTGAGACTGGTGGTCCTCGCCGTTTCTATCGCGATCCACTCAACAGTGGCCCAACTGATCTTCGCCGGCCTCCTTGTCCAGGTCAGGGAGCCCATCGCCGAGATGCAGGCTGCGGGAAACCTGATGTACTTCGGAGGCGACATCGCCGAGCTGCTGCTCGCCGTGGCCCTTCTCCTCACCTGGAAGACAGCACCATCCTCATCGCGCTCAGGCCATCGATCGTCGCGTGCGCGCCACGAGCGCCTGGCTCGAACTGCCACTCCTGAAGGGGCATGA
- a CDS encoding DUF302 domain-containing protein: protein MTKYTLQTTVNRPYEEAVEAVRGELAAAGFGILTEIDLKATLKAKLDVDVAPQVILGACRPQLAHQALQAEPSIATLLPCNVVVRALDDTTTVVEAFDPEAMMSLAGQAGDTLRTVATDARQRLTAALAALENN, encoded by the coding sequence ATGACGAAGTACACGCTCCAGACCACGGTGAACCGCCCCTACGAGGAGGCGGTCGAGGCGGTGCGCGGCGAGCTTGCCGCCGCCGGGTTCGGCATCCTCACCGAGATTGACCTCAAGGCAACGCTGAAGGCCAAGCTCGACGTCGATGTCGCCCCGCAGGTCATCCTGGGCGCGTGTCGCCCCCAGTTGGCCCACCAGGCGCTACAAGCCGAACCGTCCATCGCCACCCTGCTGCCCTGCAACGTGGTCGTGCGTGCCCTCGACGACACAACCACGGTCGTCGAGGCCTTCGACCCCGAGGCGATGATGTCTCTCGCCGGCCAGGCCGGCGACACACTCCGCACTGTCGCGACCGACGCACGGCAGCGCCTGACTGCGGCCCTGGCCGCCCTGGAGAACAACTGA
- a CDS encoding sigma-70 family RNA polymerase sigma factor: protein MSSDLLDQLVAELPRLGAYAWSVTGDRHRAEDLAQETLARALERRETYRHEAPLGAWLRGILHNLAIDQGRRQRETPREDVAALADTAWRDDSWTVDAAVVIERAETADELRDALLALPFIYRSAVVLHDMEGLTVPVIASIQSISLAAAKQRLRRGRMMLVTALAELKSRPLDQLPLRCWDARSQVSAYIDNELSAAKRQRLEAHLASCPTCPPIYASLVGVTAALGALADEAALGPNQIQRVREALQQRHKGDTNVGPSAAP, encoded by the coding sequence TTGAGTTCAGACCTCCTCGACCAGCTGGTTGCGGAACTCCCACGGCTTGGGGCCTACGCCTGGTCGGTCACCGGTGACCGACACAGAGCCGAGGACCTGGCGCAGGAGACACTCGCCCGTGCTCTTGAACGTCGCGAGACCTACCGGCACGAAGCGCCTCTGGGAGCGTGGCTGCGCGGCATCCTCCACAACCTCGCCATCGACCAGGGGCGCCGCCAGCGGGAAACGCCCCGCGAGGACGTCGCAGCCTTGGCCGACACGGCCTGGCGCGACGACAGCTGGACAGTGGACGCCGCGGTCGTGATCGAGCGCGCAGAAACAGCCGACGAGCTGCGCGACGCACTGCTGGCCCTCCCCTTCATCTACCGGTCCGCGGTCGTGCTCCACGACATGGAAGGCCTCACCGTGCCCGTGATCGCCTCGATCCAGTCCATCTCCCTGGCTGCCGCCAAGCAACGTCTGCGTCGCGGACGAATGATGCTGGTCACCGCCTTGGCAGAGCTGAAGTCTCGCCCCCTGGATCAACTGCCGTTGCGCTGTTGGGACGCTCGCTCCCAAGTCAGCGCCTACATCGACAACGAACTCTCGGCCGCGAAACGCCAACGGCTAGAAGCGCACCTCGCCAGCTGTCCAACCTGCCCCCCGATCTACGCCAGCTTGGTCGGCGTCACCGCTGCCCTAGGCGCCCTCGCCGACGAGGCCGCCCTAGGTCCGAACCAGATCCAACGGGTCCGCGAAGCGCTGCAACAACGACACAAGGGCGACACCAACGTTGGACCGAGCGCAGCACCCTGA
- a CDS encoding YgaP family membrane protein translates to MKLNMGRADRSIRLFVIAPVLVVAGIILGPLSALSLIFYALAAVMAATSAVGTCPLYLPFGIRTLGRAGRSPSAPTAAGESRR, encoded by the coding sequence ATGAAACTCAACATGGGACGTGCAGACCGCTCCATCCGCCTGTTCGTCATCGCGCCGGTACTCGTTGTCGCGGGCATCATCCTTGGCCCACTCAGTGCACTGTCACTCATCTTCTACGCACTCGCGGCGGTCATGGCCGCAACCTCCGCGGTCGGCACCTGTCCGCTGTACCTGCCGTTCGGGATCCGCACCCTCGGCCGCGCAGGACGCTCGCCCTCAGCCCCCACCGCGGCGGGTGAATCTCGCCGTTGA
- a CDS encoding sulfite exporter TauE/SafE family protein, whose amino-acid sequence MTLLVAAAAGALIGLSLGALGGGGSILAVPVLVYLLDQSPAQATTGSLVVVGLTSLIGAAAAHREGNVLLGRGFVFGLVATGGAVLGAAASSRVPEDLLLAAFAALMLLVGVILAWRQIRHGQDSQSSQDSQDSQDGAAGHAARPALDDPIITFSPTFACQCPRALKVLGTATIVGALTGFLGVGGGFLVVPALLLALALPIEYAAGTSLVVITITSAAALAVRSGSGVQPDWTAVVVLTAVSAAAAVAGARLADRVDTGRLQAAFTVLVLGVALYTATQVLPALA is encoded by the coding sequence ATGACCCTGCTCGTGGCTGCAGCCGCCGGTGCGCTCATTGGGCTCTCCTTGGGGGCACTCGGCGGTGGCGGATCGATCCTGGCCGTACCGGTGCTGGTCTACCTGCTCGACCAGTCACCCGCCCAGGCGACCACTGGATCGCTGGTCGTGGTCGGCCTCACCTCCCTGATCGGGGCCGCCGCTGCCCACCGGGAAGGCAATGTGCTGCTCGGCCGCGGGTTCGTCTTCGGGCTGGTCGCCACCGGCGGAGCGGTGCTGGGAGCGGCGGCATCTTCCCGCGTCCCGGAGGACCTCTTGCTGGCCGCCTTCGCTGCCCTGATGCTGCTGGTCGGTGTGATCCTGGCGTGGCGTCAGATACGTCACGGTCAGGACAGTCAGAGCAGTCAGGACAGTCAGGACAGTCAGGACGGTGCCGCGGGGCATGCCGCGCGCCCCGCCCTAGATGACCCGATCATCACGTTCAGCCCGACCTTCGCCTGCCAGTGCCCCCGGGCGCTGAAGGTACTGGGCACCGCCACGATCGTCGGCGCCCTGACCGGGTTCCTCGGCGTCGGCGGCGGCTTCTTGGTCGTCCCAGCACTCCTGTTGGCGCTCGCGCTTCCCATCGAGTACGCCGCAGGCACCTCGCTGGTCGTTATCACCATCACCAGCGCCGCAGCCCTCGCCGTCCGATCCGGTTCCGGTGTCCAGCCGGACTGGACGGCCGTCGTCGTCTTGACCGCGGTCTCCGCGGCGGCAGCCGTGGCCGGAGCACGACTGGCCGACCGGGTCGACACCGGCCGGCTCCAGGCGGCATTCACCGTCCTGGTCCTCGGCGTCGCTCTCTACACCGCGACCCAGGTGCTGCCCGCGCTCGCCTGA
- a CDS encoding rhodanese-like domain-containing protein, whose product MRETTVEHLSSALEQGATLIDVREPVEYRRGHVPGAVNIPMSQLTTRLGEIDRKRPVHVVCASGNRSSAMTEVLTAAGYDATNVAGGTSAWIRSGRSIQK is encoded by the coding sequence ATGCGTGAGACCACCGTCGAGCACCTTTCCTCGGCCCTCGAGCAGGGCGCGACCCTGATCGACGTGCGAGAGCCCGTCGAGTACCGCCGTGGCCACGTCCCCGGCGCGGTCAACATCCCAATGAGTCAGCTGACGACCCGGCTCGGTGAGATCGACCGCAAACGTCCGGTGCACGTGGTGTGCGCCTCGGGCAACCGCAGCAGCGCGATGACCGAGGTTCTGACTGCAGCCGGCTACGACGCAACGAACGTCGCCGGCGGAACAAGCGCCTGGATCCGCTCCGGGCGATCGATCCAAAAGTGA
- a CDS encoding cytochrome ubiquinol oxidase subunit I, whose amino-acid sequence MSTTVLTDLLPLATTLEPEGLLPARQQMALSLGWHIVLACFGVAFPAMIFVAHWRGIARGDAVALGLAQRWAKVSAVLFAIGAVSGTVLSFEMGLLWPGLMGEFGDLLGLPFALEGLSFFVEAIFLGIYLYGWGRMPPRQHLLMVVPMAIAGVVGTFCVISVNAWMNAPSGFRIIDGEVTDIDPWAAMFNGIVVLQFAQGLPQASPIASPQRLQR is encoded by the coding sequence ATGAGCACAACTGTGTTGACGGACCTGCTGCCATTGGCCACGACCCTGGAACCTGAGGGTCTCCTTCCCGCGCGCCAGCAGATGGCGCTCTCGCTGGGATGGCACATCGTCCTAGCTTGTTTCGGGGTCGCGTTCCCAGCGATGATCTTCGTCGCGCACTGGCGCGGGATCGCGCGCGGGGACGCGGTAGCTCTCGGCCTCGCCCAGCGCTGGGCGAAAGTGTCAGCGGTGCTCTTCGCGATCGGCGCGGTCTCCGGCACGGTGCTGAGCTTCGAGATGGGCTTGTTGTGGCCGGGGCTGATGGGTGAATTCGGCGATTTGCTCGGGTTGCCGTTCGCGCTCGAGGGCCTTTCGTTCTTCGTAGAGGCAATCTTCCTCGGGATCTACCTCTATGGCTGGGGCAGGATGCCGCCACGTCAACACCTGCTGATGGTGGTACCGATGGCGATCGCCGGTGTGGTCGGCACATTCTGCGTGATCTCGGTCAATGCCTGGATGAACGCACCTAGTGGTTTTCGCATCATCGATGGAGAGGTCACAGACATCGACCCGTGGGCAGCGATGTTCAACGGCATCGTCGTCCTCCAGTTCGCCCAAGGACTACCCCAAGCTTCGCCAATCGCGTCGCCGCAGCGGCTCCAAAGGTGA
- a CDS encoding MBL fold metallo-hydrolase gives MNEPTNTEPTAPASATGEAQQRPVTGVTVRTLETPSLGDRTYVVHDGEIALVIDPQRDIDRVLEVLEADEVRLTHVFETHIHNDYVTGGLALARATGAAYVVNGEDEVSFDRTSITDGQAVEVGSRMRVRAIATPGHTFTHLSYALSLDGPDGEEPYAVFTGGSLLYGATGRPDLLGEEHTGELVRHQHASAHKLAAELPDDAEVYPTHGFGSFCSATQSDATASTIGQEKRSNPVLTQDEETYVRELLDGLGAWPAYYVHMGPANAAGPDAPDLSPVREADATELRRRIEAGEWVLDLRNRKAFAAGHAPGTFNFGLDGAFSTYLGWLIEWGTPVTLLGETAEDVATAQRELVRIGIDRPAAHATGGPQNWADAELGSFPTATFADLAQVRHHREVVVLDVRRADEHEGTAIAGALNIPIHEVPYRLEEIPAGEVWVHCASGYRSSIAASFIAAADRTPVAIHDSFENAEKVGLHMVTPGEDPDGSDA, from the coding sequence ATGAACGAGCCCACGAACACCGAGCCCACCGCCCCTGCCTCGGCGACGGGGGAAGCGCAGCAGCGCCCGGTCACAGGCGTGACCGTACGCACTCTGGAGACCCCCTCCCTGGGGGACCGCACCTACGTCGTGCACGACGGCGAGATCGCCCTCGTCATCGACCCGCAGCGCGACATCGACCGGGTGCTGGAAGTGCTGGAGGCCGACGAGGTCCGGCTGACCCACGTCTTCGAGACCCACATCCACAACGACTACGTCACCGGCGGCCTGGCGCTCGCGCGGGCGACCGGCGCGGCGTATGTGGTCAATGGCGAGGACGAGGTCTCCTTCGACCGCACCTCGATCACCGATGGTCAAGCCGTCGAGGTGGGCTCGCGGATGCGGGTCCGGGCGATCGCCACTCCCGGCCACACCTTCACCCACCTCTCCTACGCCCTCTCTCTCGATGGGCCCGACGGGGAGGAGCCGTACGCCGTGTTCACCGGTGGCTCCCTGCTTTACGGCGCCACCGGCCGACCGGACCTGCTCGGTGAGGAGCACACGGGCGAGCTCGTGCGCCACCAGCACGCCTCCGCCCACAAGCTCGCCGCTGAGCTGCCCGATGACGCCGAGGTCTACCCGACCCATGGGTTCGGCTCGTTCTGCTCCGCGACCCAGTCCGACGCCACCGCGTCCACCATCGGACAGGAGAAGCGGTCCAACCCGGTGCTGACTCAGGATGAGGAGACCTACGTCCGCGAGCTGCTGGACGGGCTGGGTGCGTGGCCGGCTTACTACGTGCACATGGGCCCCGCCAACGCCGCCGGCCCGGACGCGCCGGACCTTTCCCCTGTTCGAGAAGCCGATGCGACAGAGCTGCGCCGCCGTATCGAGGCGGGCGAGTGGGTCCTCGACCTTCGCAACCGCAAGGCCTTCGCGGCCGGGCACGCCCCAGGCACGTTCAACTTCGGTCTCGACGGCGCCTTCTCGACCTATCTGGGCTGGCTCATCGAGTGGGGCACCCCGGTGACCCTGCTCGGGGAGACCGCCGAGGACGTCGCCACCGCTCAACGTGAGCTGGTTCGTATCGGCATCGACCGACCGGCCGCCCATGCCACCGGCGGTCCGCAGAACTGGGCCGATGCCGAGCTCGGCAGCTTCCCCACTGCCACCTTCGCCGACCTGGCTCAGGTGCGCCATCACCGCGAGGTCGTCGTGCTCGACGTGCGCCGCGCCGATGAGCACGAAGGGACCGCGATCGCCGGGGCCCTCAACATCCCGATCCACGAGGTGCCCTACCGCCTCGAGGAGATACCGGCCGGTGAGGTGTGGGTGCACTGTGCCAGCGGCTACCGCTCCTCGATCGCCGCCTCCTTCATCGCTGCCGCAGACCGCACCCCGGTCGCGATTCACGACTCATTCGAGAACGCAGAGAAGGTCGGCCTGCACATGGTCACCCCCGGGGAAGATCCCGACGGGTCCGACGCCTGA